CAGCTCCAGGGTGGAGGCATCGAAGGAGATGGGGGCGTTGAGGAGGAAGGTCTCCTCGGGCCCGAAGTGGGCGTAGTCGACGCCGAAGAAGGTGCGCAGCACCGCCCGGTGCGTCGTGCCCACGCCCTTGGGCCGGCCGGTGGAGCCGGAGGTGAAGTCGATATACGCGAGGCTGTCGGGCAGCGCGGCCGGGGGCGGCGCGTGCGCGGGCGCTTCTGCCAGGGAGGACTCCTCCAGCAGCACGGTGGACAGCCCTTCCGCGGGCAGCTTCGCCAGCAGCGCGCCGGTCGTGATGAGCACGCGCGGGCGCGCATCCTCCACCATGGCGGCGAGCCGCTCGCGCGGGTACGCGGGGTCCAGCGGGACGTAGGCCGCGCCGGCCTTGAGGATGCCCACCAGCGCTACCACCAGCTCCAGCGAGCGCTCCACGGCAATGGCCACGCGTGCGTCGGTGGACACGCCCAGGCTTCGCAGGTGGTGCGCGAGCCGGTTGGAGTGCGCGTCCAACTGGCGGTAGGTGAGCTTCGTGTCCTCGAACTCGACGGCGACCTTGTCGGGGTGGCGGGCCACCACCTGGGCGAAGACGTCGGGCAGGGTGGACTCGCGCGGGTAGTCCGTGCCGAGGGAGGTGTCGTTCCAGTGCACCAGCAGCTGCTGGCGCTCGGCCTCGGACAGCAGGGGCAGCGCGCTGACGGGCGTCTGCGGCGCGGTGACGGCGGCCTCCAACAGGGCACCCAGGTGGCGCACCATGCGGGCGGCGGTGGCCTGGGTGAAGAGGTCGGTGCTGAACTGAAGGCTGCCGCCGAAACCGTCGGCGGACTCGGCCAGGTTGAGGGTGAGCTCGAACTTGGCCGCGGCGGTGTCCTCGGCCTCGAACGGGCGCAGCGACAGGCCGGGAAGCGGCATGTCCTGCACGGGCGCGTTCTGCAGGGCGAAGAGCGCCTGGAACAATGCCGAGCGGCTCAGGTCGCGCACGGGCTGCAGTTCCTCGACGAGCTTCTCGAACGGAACGTCCTGGTGCTCGTAGGCACCGAGGGTGGCCTTGCGGACCTCGGCCAGTACCTCTTGGAAGGTGCGCTGTCCGTCGAAGTGGGTGCGCAGGACGAGGGTGTTGACGAAGAAGCCGATGAGGGCCTCGGTCTCCGCGTGGCGGCGGCCGGCGATGGGGGTGCCGACGACGACATCGTCCTGGCCGGAGTAGCGCGACAGCAGCAACTGGAAGGAGGCCAGCAGCAGCATGAAGGGCGTGGCGCCTTCGCGCTGTGCCAGGGCCTTGAGGGACTCGCTCAGCTCGCGCGACAGGCGCACGGGCACCGAGGCGCCGCGAGGCGAGAGAACGGGCGGACGCGGGAAGTCGGTGGGCAGCTCCAGGTGCGCGGGCGCTCCAGAGAGGTACTGCTTCCACCAGGACACCTGCTGCGCCAGCGCATCGCCGTGCAGCCACGAGCGCTGCCAGAGGGCGTAGTCCGCGTACTGCACGGGCAGCTCGGCCAGGGGCGAGGGCTGGCCGGAGGAGCAGGCCGCGTAGAGCATCCCCATCTCGCGTACCAGCACGCCCATGGACCAGCCGTCGGAGACGATGTGGTGCACGTTGAGCAGCAGCACGTGCTGCTGCTCGGACAGGCGCAGGAGCGAGGCGCGCAGCAGGGGACCGTGGGTCAGGTCGAAGGCGCGTCCGGCCTCTTCCATGGCCAGACGGCGTGCCTCGGCTTCGCGGTCCTCGCGCGAGGACAGGTCCACCATGGGCAGGTGGAAGGGCGCGGGTGGAGCGATGAGCTGGACGGGGGTGCCGCCTTCATCGCGGAAGTGGGTGCGCAGGGCTTCATGGCGACGCACCAGCTCGGTGAAGGCGCGCTCCATCGCGGCCACATCGAGTGCTCCGTCGAAACGGAGCGCGGTGGGCATGTTGTACTGGATGCCGCCGGGCTGGAGCTGGTCCAGGAACCACAGGCGTTGCTGGGCGAAGGACAGCGGCAGCGGCGCGTCCTTCCGGGGCATCGGACGCAGTGGGGGTAGCGAGGCGCCTTGAGCAGCCTGGTCGACGCGGGCGGCGAGCCCCTCCAGGGAGGAGGCCTCGAAGAGGGCGCGCAGGGGCAGCTCGACGTTGAACGCCGAGCGGATGCGGGCGACGAGCTGGGTGGCGAGCAGGGAGTGGCCGCCCAACTCGAAGAAGCTGTCCTGCAGGCCCACCTTGTCGACGCGCAGCACTTCGGCCCAGATGCTCGCCAGCGCTTGCTCGGTGGGAGTCCGCGGCGCCACGTAGGCGCGCAGCTCGGCGCGAGACTCCGGGGCAGGCAGGGCCTTGCGGTCCACCTTGGCGTTGGCCGTGAGCGGGAAGGAGTCCAGGCGCACCAGGGCGGAGGGCACCATGTACTCGGGCAGTCGCCCTTGCAGGTGCGCGCGCAGGGCGCCCAGATCCAGGGAGGCGTCGGCGGTGAGGTAGCCGACGAGACGCTTGTCGCCGGGCACGTCCTCACGAGCGAGGGCAACAGCCTCGCGCACGCCGGGGAAGGCGAGCAGGGCGGCCTCGACTTCGGCGAGCTCGATGCGGAAGCCGCGAATCTTCACCTGGAAGTCAGTGCGGCCGAGGAACTCGAGCACGCCGTCGTGGCGCCAGCGAGCCAGGTCGCCGGTGCGGTACATGCGCGCGCCGGGAGTGGGGCTGAAGGGGTTGGGGAGGAAGCGCTCGGCGGTGAGGTCGGGGCGGCGCACGTAGCCGCGGGCCAGGCCCTCGCCGCCGATGAAGAGCTCCCCGGGCACGCCAGCGGGCACCGGCTGGCCGTGCGGGTCGAGCAGGTACACCTGGGTGGCGGTGATGGGGGTGCCGATGGGAATGGAGGCGGGCACCTNNNNNNNNNNNNNNNNNNNNNNNNNNNNNNNNNNNNNNNNNNNNNNNNNNNNNNNNNNNNNNNNNNNNNNNNNNNNNNNNNNNNNNNNNNNNNNNNNNNNGCCAGGCCCTCGCCGCCGATGAAGAGCTCCCCGGGCACGCCAGCGGGCACCGGCTGGCCGTGCGGGTCGAGCAGGTACACCTGGGTGGCGGTGATGGGGGTGCCGATGGGAATGGAGGCGGGCACCTGCTGCACGGAGGTCATCCGGAAGCAGGAGGTGAAGAGGGTGCCCTCGGTGGGGCCGTAGCAGGCGGTGACGGGAATGCGCAGCTCGTCGACGACGCGGCGCACGTGGGGGGCGCTCACGACGTCGCCACCGGTGAGCAACTGCTTCACGGACTTGAGGCCGTGCAGGTGGGTCTCCACCATCTGCGAGAAGAGGCCGGAGGTAAGGTGGAGGGTGGAGACGGAGTGGTCCGCGAGGACGGAGGCGAGCGCGTCCAAATCACTCGGCGAAGTCGGGGGGAAGACGACGAGGCGTCCGCCGTTGAGCAGCGGGCCCCAGACTTCGAGGGTGGAGGCGTCGAAGGAGATGGGGGCGATGAGGAGGAAGGACTGGCCGGCGGAGACATCGGCGTAGGGCGCATCGCAGACGGTGCGCAGCACGTTGCGGTGGGAGACGGCGACGCCCTTGGGCCTGCCGGTGGAGCCGGAGGTGAAGTCGATATAGGCCAGGTGCTGGGGCAACAGCGCCACGGCGGGGGCGTGTACCGGCTGCGAGGAGGCATCCACCTCATCCACGAGGAGAACGGGCAGCGCGTCGGAGGCAGGAAGCGAAGCGCGCAGCGCGGAGTGGGTGAGAAGGAGGGCGGGCTGAGCGTCCTCGACCATCTGCGCCAGGCGCTCGGGAGGGTAGGAGGTGTCGAGGGGAAGGTAGGCGCCGCCGGCCTTGAGGATGGCGAGCAGGGAGACGATGAGCTCGACGGATCGCTCGAGAGCGAGAGCGACGGGAGCATCCGGGCGAACGCCGCGTGCGATGAGCAGGTGGGCGAGCTGGTTGGCCCTCGCGTCCAGTTGCCGGTAGGTGAGGCGCTGCTCGGCGAACTCCAGGGCGACGGAGTCGGGGTGCTGGGTGACGACGCGGGAGAAGACGTCAACGAGGGTGGAGTCGCCGGGGAAGGACGAGGGGGAGCGGTTGAAGTCGACGAGGACGGTGCGGCGCTCATCCTCGGAAAGCAGGGGCAGCCGGTGGAAGGGCTCCTCGGGCCTTGCGAGCAGCGTCTCCAGGAAGCCGACGTACAGGCGCGACAGCCGCTCGGCGGTGGCCGGCAGGAACAGGTCGGCGTTGTAGATGAGCGAGCCGACGAGGCCGTCCGGGGACTCGGAGAGGTTGAGCTCCAGATCGAACTTCGCGACCGGGTTGTTCAGCGTGAAGGGGCTGAAGGTCATTCCTTCGCTGGAGAGCTCCGGGATGGGAGCGTTCTGGAGGGCGAAGAGGACCTGGAACAGCGGCGTCCTGTCGAGTGAGCGGCCCGGGGCGAGCGACTCGACGAGGCGCTCGAAGGGGACGTCCTGGTGGTCGTAGGCGCCGAGCGTGGTGTCGCGCACCTGCGAGAGCAATTGCCGGAACGACGGCTTCTCCTCCAGCCGCGCGCGCAGGACGAGGGTGTTGACGAAGAAGCCGATGAGCGACTCG
The DNA window shown above is from Pyxidicoccus trucidator and carries:
- a CDS encoding non-ribosomal peptide synthetase; the protein is VPASIPIGTPITATQVYLLDPHGQPVPAGVPGELFIGGEGLARGYVRRPDLTAERFLPNPFSPTPGARMYRTGDLARWRHDGVLEFLGRTDFQVKIRGFRIELAEVEAALLAFPGVREAVALAREDVPGDKRLVGYLTADASLDLGALRAHLQGRLPEYMVPSALVRLDSFPLTANAKVDRKALPAPESRAELRAYVAPRTPTEQALASIWAEVLRVDKVGLQDSFFELGGHSLLATQLVARIRSAFNVELPLRALFEASSLEGLAARVDQAAQGASLPPLRPMPRKDAPLPLSFAQQRLWFLDQLQPGGIQYNMPTALRFDGALDVAAMERAFTELVRRHEALRTHFRDEGGTPVQLIAPPAPFHLPMVDLSSREDREAEARRLAMEEAGRAFDLTHGPLLRASLLRLSEQQHVLLLNVHHIVSDGWSMGVLVREMGMLYAACSSGQPSPLAELPVQYADYALWQRSWLHGDALAQQVSWWKQYLSGAPAHLELPTDFPRPPVLSPRGASVPVRLSRELSESLKALAQREGATPFMLLLASFQLLLSRYSGQDDVVVGTPIAGRRHAETEALIGFFVNTLVLRTHFDGQRTFQEVLAEVRKATLGAYEHQDVPFEKLVEELQPVRDLSRSALFQALFALQNAPVQDMPLPGLSLRPFEAEDTAAAKFELTLNLAESADGFGGSLQFSTDLFTQATAARMVRHLGALLEAAVTAPQTPVSALPLLSEAERQQLLVHWNDTSLGTDYPRESTLPDVFAQVVARHPDKVAVEFEDTKLTYRQLDAHSNRLAHHLRSLGVSTDARVAIAVERSLELVVALVGILKAGAAYVPLDPAYPRERLAAMVEDARPRVLITTGALLAKLPAEGLSTVLLEESSLAEAPAHAPPPAALPDSLAYIDFTSGSTGRPKGVGTTHRAVLRTFFGVDYAHFGPEETFLLNAPISFDASTLELWGALLHGARLVVMPPQPHSLEELGRTLQRSGVTTLWLTSGLFTQMVEGNLEGLRTVKQVLTGGDVVSAPHVRRVLEALPASVVNGYGPTESTVFATSHSMTAPSHAEGASLPIGRPLAHTRVYVLDAHGQPVPIGVPGELFIGGDGLARGYMEQPALTAERFVPNPFSSAPGARLYRTGDKARWRADGSLDYLGRLDFQVKLRGFRIELGEIEATLARHPHVREALVLVREDSPGDQRLVGYFTSQAQPLEPSALRAFLKEHLPEYMVPGALVPLEAFPLTPNGKVNRKALPAPEASLLASASVYVAPRTPTEERLASLWAEVLRVERVGIHDHFFELGGHSLLATQVVARIRSAFNIELPLRALFEAPTLEQLARRVEQTRTHAELPPLRPAPRDRLLPLSFAQQRLWFLDQLQPGSPSYNMPTALRLDGMLDVAALGRAFTELVRRHEALRTTFRDEGGTPVQLISPPAPFDLPVLDLSSNEDREARARLLAQQDAVRAFDLTRGPLLRASLLRLAEQQHVLLLNMHHVVSDGWSMGVLVSEIGALYQAFSAGRPSSLPELPVQYADFAVWQRSWLHGDTLDRQVSWWKQQLSGAPHALELPTDFPRPPVQSFRGGLVSFRLSPQLGRSLEALSQKEGATLFMALLAS